A window from Nitrospira sp. encodes these proteins:
- a CDS encoding response regulator transcription factor, which translates to MTPITRPAIIIGDSSRAMLALTEALVNSAFDVVASVMDGESLVLAAHHYKPALALLDFTPSFGDALAASRQLSRELPATKIVFFSTHDDTAYAEAAFEAGASGFLVKQRTSDLTSLLTRILRGERIQHPAILPTLSRQ; encoded by the coding sequence GTGACACCAATTACTCGTCCCGCCATTATCATCGGCGATTCATCACGCGCTATGCTGGCCCTCACAGAGGCCTTGGTGAATAGCGCCTTTGACGTGGTCGCCAGCGTGATGGACGGCGAATCACTGGTGCTGGCCGCACACCATTACAAGCCGGCTCTGGCCCTCCTCGATTTCACGCCCTCGTTCGGGGACGCCTTAGCCGCAAGCCGGCAGCTCTCCCGGGAACTCCCGGCAACCAAGATCGTCTTCTTTTCAACCCATGACGACACTGCCTATGCCGAGGCCGCTTTTGAGGCAGGGGCCTCGGGCTTTCTTGTCAAACAACGGACCAGTGACCTGACCAGCCTGCTGACCAGAATCCTGCGCGGCGAACGGATTCAGCACCCTGCAATCCTCCCCACCCTTTCGCGTCAGTAG
- a CDS encoding response regulator transcription factor gives MKKPTVILADDHTLVLEGFRRLLETHCELLATVGDGQALLKAAAQHRPDIVILDISMPVMNGIEAARTLKSKFPSMRLVFVTMHADPAYVRAAFQAGACGYLLKQSLGAELTQALHTVLRGQSYVTPLIAKDVVDGALSHDQPPLVELTARQQEVLQLIVDGHSAKDVATKLNISHRTVEFHKAQLMQQLDLHSTVELIKFALTNGLARLS, from the coding sequence ATGAAGAAACCGACCGTCATTCTCGCTGACGACCACACCCTGGTACTCGAAGGCTTTCGGCGCCTCCTCGAAACCCACTGCGAACTCCTGGCGACGGTCGGAGACGGACAGGCGTTATTGAAGGCGGCCGCGCAACATCGTCCCGACATCGTCATCCTGGACATTTCTATGCCTGTGATGAACGGCATCGAAGCCGCCCGCACCCTAAAATCCAAGTTCCCCTCGATGAGGCTGGTGTTTGTGACAATGCATGCGGATCCCGCCTACGTTCGCGCGGCTTTTCAGGCCGGGGCCTGCGGCTATCTCCTCAAGCAATCTCTGGGCGCCGAATTGACTCAGGCCCTCCACACCGTGCTGCGGGGGCAGTCCTATGTGACCCCACTGATTGCCAAAGATGTGGTCGACGGCGCGCTGAGCCATGACCAACCGCCTCTCGTTGAACTGACCGCGCGGCAGCAGGAAGTCTTGCAGCTCATTGTTGACGGCCATTCAGCGAAAGATGTCGCCACCAAACTGAATATTTCGCATCGAACGGTCGAGTTCCACAAAGCCCAACTCATGCAACAACTGGATCTTCACAGCACCGTTGAACTGATTAAGTTTGCTCTGACAAACGGGCTGGCACGCCTGTCATAG
- a CDS encoding sensor histidine kinase: protein MTPQLLHVLIIGVSLALFGLDLLVPLGVANAVLYAGVVFLAALSPSPRLPIVTAAGCSALTIVGAWFSPSIPGVPPWVALSNRTFSLVAIWAPILFLAQRRQTETLLRRVNESLETRVQSRTAEIAAKELALRQTQEELRALTSRLLTVQDEERRRIAHDLHDDINQRLAMLALGLRTLEQPEHTLPESVRTTLDQSQEDILTLSNDVRHMAYRFHPSILDDLGLDAALRRLLDDFTHRTKIKTLLVNPPFITSPSKAIATAVYRIVQECLSNITRHAKATCVEVELFSNERELDLTVRDNGVGFEVGATQHGRQGLGLFNLRERALALRGTSRVQSQPGQGTEIHVHLPLFEPSSL, encoded by the coding sequence ATGACGCCTCAGCTGCTTCACGTTCTTATCATTGGGGTCAGCCTTGCGCTCTTTGGCCTCGACCTCTTAGTGCCATTGGGAGTCGCGAACGCCGTGCTCTATGCAGGCGTAGTATTTCTTGCCGCACTCAGCCCGTCACCCCGACTTCCCATCGTGACCGCCGCGGGATGCTCTGCCCTCACCATCGTCGGCGCATGGTTCAGCCCATCGATTCCAGGCGTCCCGCCCTGGGTGGCCCTGTCGAACCGGACATTCAGCCTGGTCGCCATATGGGCGCCAATCCTGTTCCTCGCCCAACGCCGGCAGACAGAAACGCTGCTCCGGCGCGTCAATGAATCGCTGGAAACCCGTGTGCAGAGCCGTACGGCTGAAATTGCCGCAAAGGAGCTGGCGCTTCGCCAGACGCAGGAAGAACTGCGCGCCCTGACCAGCCGCCTCCTGACCGTGCAGGACGAAGAACGGCGGCGCATTGCGCACGACTTACATGACGATATCAATCAGCGGCTCGCGATGCTGGCCCTCGGTCTTCGGACGCTGGAACAGCCTGAACACACCCTGCCCGAATCGGTCCGCACCACCCTGGATCAAAGCCAGGAGGACATTCTCACCCTCTCGAACGACGTCCGACACATGGCCTATCGCTTTCACCCCTCGATATTGGACGACCTTGGCCTGGACGCCGCACTGCGGCGCTTGCTCGACGATTTTACTCATCGGACAAAGATTAAAACGCTGCTGGTCAATCCACCCTTCATCACCTCGCCGTCCAAAGCGATTGCCACAGCCGTCTACCGAATCGTCCAGGAATGCCTCTCGAATATCACCCGCCATGCCAAGGCCACGTGCGTGGAAGTGGAACTCTTCAGCAATGAGCGAGAGCTTGATCTCACAGTTCGCGATAATGGCGTCGGGTTCGAGGTCGGTGCCACCCAACACGGACGACAAGGCCTTGGCCTCTTCAACTTACGCGAGCGGGCACTGGCGCTTCGTGGAACATCTCGCGTACAGTCTCAACCAGGGCAAGGTACGGAAATCCACGTGCATCTCCCGCTGTTCGAGCCTTCCTCTCTATGA
- a CDS encoding multicopper oxidase domain-containing protein: protein MFFHTSRVCVPTRMLGAMAAVALLWAPLASAESASSHVAMNHQLPAWAEQLKGQTIVEDAMSGRGERSSMVEQQHQRIMEHMNHDPQVQGVNTGMYNTQSMMHQYGAGGQDMLLVSDPRIEPVAMVGGGKCPATAPVKQYNVSAINVEITLNQWLDFYPGYMYVLDENLDKVRAEEAKNKEARDKEGFDPGAVIAGVQAQWIQPLTIRANQGDCVKLKLSNKLEGGEEVSLHIHGSSMVVSATGAAATTTNSDTIVAKDKSGDYEWYIHPNTQEGVRQFHTFSNDRELTVMGMFGSFVVEPRGSSYWEALGSGDATPAASGWQVMIKNGTGPDFREFVLYYHEVGDEAFRPLNKKGDFLPQRDPLTDAYRPGGRAINYRSEPFGINNMHVQHEYFGFEDESMGYSSYTFGDPSPTIPRSYIGDPAKFRLVHGGSEVFHSHHPHGGTIRWPRSPRAIDDMNLWATSTNGPVKYPVIRAKTDRVDVEVIGPSEALDLETECGSGLCQQLAGDFLFHCHVAHHYVAGMWGYWRVYNTIQQGELRNDVMPDLRELPDRKGRIKTPIASDKLIGQTVDWFGKQFTITDKGKSNWKGNPAVINIKDWVAMQMPTMGKPGHKDDEKGQTQSYDATVLDWAWNGNVAMSEKESEIDNPKYKSTHPGKRHPIMFEPLTGKVAWPHLTPHFGRRVMFSPNHVGAPWLEMIRRDANGEESVDQALPGENGVWSLCPENAGRKSYNVHFVKMPIKIAKAQGKEPPVIDPNGLIYVLHEEEAAIRANDDLKYPLVVRGNIYDCLDWTLTSEWDDDDYTNFQSSKINTHWHFLQFDNQASDGVITGFSYEQSVRPFTMLEKKNKKGLPAPMNTVLTGAVKKGATSLSVKNAKQYHVGTLIMVGADNVKGNEISRIKAINGNTIVLAKGLKNDHPANDIITVEFVRQRFWVDADVGTVFWHDHAFGATTWPHGGFGTFIAEPVGSTYHDPKSGKDIRSGPIADIRTVEPVGHGVNNSFRELMVQVHDTVPHTVNVVTAGNPPGQPIEVALEAGKTVSFMMPEKIYMTPMPFLNGGTHTTGSGLNFRAGPIAQRLATNPDSSQIFNSSIHGDPYTPTLRAYVGDTMVFRLLHTLMNESMVWTLSGHTFLTERYAGDANRKNSIHIGIAERYDLVVPQAGGSRFQAGDYIHFNGRSSKFSEGGWGIIRVYDKEQADLKKLTSGFSSKGEIPKSLPVCPADAPVKSFNVVALDFPSMKFNAKAPETIEVDFERKILMTNPDAKIFALEEDTAKVASGAQPMPLTLRVNVGDCVKVNLKNKMKESKASFSAIGLAFDPKESMGANIGNNPGDQTIAPGAERTYTYYADPFNGETTSLVWDWGNVMTNPRNGLFGAIVVGPKGAKYRDPKTGADLSTKNAWAADVILDHSMPGMENRPNYRDVALFFQDEDNIIGTSFMPYVQNVAGLTGVNYRSEPYKFREEQGCSLGKVFQPCKADKPEDPATPLIEAHAGDPVRIHILGVSNEQNGMFSVEKHEWPIEPFMRGADQISVVEFSGSETIDAFIPSAGGPYRQPGDYVYSNQRLPYSQSGQWGYVRVLPSGDQRLLPLHGTGAGMKSASVGQPMQVIPVAAK, encoded by the coding sequence ATGTTTTTTCACACTTCACGGGTTTGTGTGCCTACCCGCATGCTCGGTGCGATGGCGGCGGTCGCTCTCTTATGGGCTCCGCTCGCATCCGCTGAGAGCGCATCGTCCCATGTGGCGATGAATCACCAGCTCCCCGCCTGGGCGGAGCAACTCAAGGGTCAGACAATCGTCGAAGACGCCATGTCCGGAAGGGGCGAGCGGTCCTCGATGGTCGAGCAGCAGCACCAGCGCATCATGGAACACATGAACCATGATCCGCAGGTTCAGGGCGTCAACACCGGTATGTACAACACCCAGTCGATGATGCACCAATACGGTGCGGGCGGACAGGACATGTTGTTGGTGTCCGATCCCCGCATTGAGCCGGTGGCGATGGTAGGCGGCGGCAAGTGCCCCGCAACCGCCCCGGTGAAGCAGTACAACGTATCTGCGATCAACGTCGAGATCACGCTGAATCAGTGGCTCGATTTTTATCCCGGCTACATGTACGTGCTGGATGAGAATTTGGACAAGGTCCGCGCGGAAGAAGCGAAGAACAAGGAAGCCCGCGACAAGGAAGGGTTCGATCCCGGCGCGGTCATTGCCGGCGTGCAAGCCCAGTGGATTCAGCCGTTGACTATCCGAGCCAACCAGGGCGACTGCGTCAAGCTCAAGCTGAGCAACAAGCTCGAAGGCGGCGAAGAAGTCAGCCTTCATATCCATGGATCCTCCATGGTGGTGAGCGCGACAGGCGCCGCCGCCACCACGACCAACTCGGATACAATTGTCGCCAAGGACAAGAGCGGCGATTACGAGTGGTATATCCACCCGAACACCCAGGAAGGTGTCCGTCAGTTCCATACGTTCAGCAACGATCGCGAGCTGACCGTCATGGGCATGTTCGGTTCCTTCGTCGTGGAGCCCCGGGGTTCTTCCTATTGGGAAGCGCTCGGCAGCGGCGATGCGACTCCGGCCGCCAGCGGCTGGCAGGTCATGATCAAGAACGGGACGGGCCCGGACTTCCGCGAGTTTGTCCTCTACTACCATGAAGTCGGCGATGAAGCGTTCCGCCCCTTGAATAAGAAGGGCGACTTCCTCCCGCAGCGCGATCCGTTGACGGACGCCTATCGTCCCGGTGGCCGCGCGATCAACTATCGCAGCGAGCCGTTCGGCATCAACAACATGCACGTGCAGCACGAGTACTTCGGCTTTGAAGACGAGTCGATGGGCTATAGCTCGTACACCTTCGGCGATCCGTCGCCGACGATTCCCCGCTCCTACATCGGTGACCCGGCAAAGTTCCGTCTGGTCCACGGTGGTTCGGAAGTGTTCCACAGCCACCACCCGCACGGAGGCACGATCCGGTGGCCGCGCAGCCCGCGGGCGATCGATGACATGAACCTCTGGGCGACCAGCACCAACGGCCCGGTCAAGTACCCGGTCATTCGTGCCAAGACCGATCGTGTCGACGTGGAAGTCATCGGGCCGTCAGAAGCCCTCGACCTGGAAACCGAGTGCGGTTCCGGTCTCTGCCAGCAGTTGGCCGGTGACTTCCTCTTCCATTGCCACGTGGCGCACCACTATGTCGCAGGCATGTGGGGCTACTGGCGTGTGTACAACACGATTCAGCAGGGTGAGCTGCGGAACGACGTGATGCCGGATCTTCGTGAGTTGCCGGATCGCAAGGGCCGTATCAAGACCCCAATCGCTTCCGACAAGCTGATCGGTCAGACCGTGGACTGGTTCGGCAAGCAGTTTACGATTACCGATAAGGGCAAGAGCAACTGGAAGGGTAACCCGGCCGTCATCAATATCAAGGATTGGGTTGCCATGCAGATGCCCACGATGGGCAAGCCTGGTCACAAGGATGACGAAAAGGGTCAGACTCAGTCGTACGATGCCACCGTCCTCGATTGGGCGTGGAACGGCAACGTGGCGATGAGCGAAAAGGAAAGCGAGATCGATAATCCCAAGTACAAGTCCACACACCCGGGCAAGCGGCATCCGATCATGTTTGAGCCGTTGACCGGTAAGGTGGCGTGGCCGCATCTCACGCCGCATTTTGGTCGGCGCGTGATGTTCTCGCCGAACCACGTCGGCGCGCCCTGGCTGGAAATGATCCGCCGGGATGCCAACGGTGAAGAGAGTGTCGATCAGGCGCTTCCCGGTGAAAACGGCGTATGGAGCCTCTGCCCGGAAAATGCCGGACGGAAGAGCTACAACGTCCACTTCGTGAAGATGCCGATCAAGATTGCGAAGGCACAGGGAAAAGAGCCGCCGGTCATCGATCCGAACGGCTTGATCTATGTGCTCCATGAAGAAGAAGCGGCGATCCGCGCCAACGACGATCTGAAGTATCCGCTGGTGGTCCGCGGCAATATCTATGATTGCTTGGACTGGACGCTGACCAGTGAGTGGGACGACGACGACTACACGAACTTCCAGTCCTCGAAGATCAACACGCACTGGCATTTCCTGCAGTTCGACAACCAGGCGTCGGACGGCGTTATCACCGGCTTCTCGTACGAGCAGTCAGTCCGCCCGTTCACGATGCTGGAGAAGAAGAACAAGAAGGGCCTTCCGGCCCCGATGAACACGGTGTTGACGGGCGCGGTCAAGAAGGGCGCGACCAGCCTCTCCGTGAAGAACGCCAAGCAGTACCATGTCGGGACGCTCATCATGGTGGGCGCCGACAACGTGAAGGGCAACGAAATCTCCCGCATCAAGGCGATCAACGGCAACACGATCGTTTTGGCGAAGGGCTTGAAGAACGACCATCCGGCGAACGACATCATCACGGTGGAATTCGTCCGGCAGCGGTTCTGGGTCGATGCGGACGTGGGAACCGTGTTCTGGCACGACCATGCGTTCGGTGCGACCACCTGGCCGCACGGCGGGTTCGGTACCTTCATCGCCGAGCCGGTCGGTTCGACCTACCATGATCCGAAGAGCGGCAAGGACATCCGGAGCGGCCCCATCGCCGACATCCGGACCGTCGAGCCGGTGGGTCATGGCGTGAACAACAGCTTCCGTGAATTGATGGTGCAAGTGCACGACACCGTGCCCCACACCGTCAACGTTGTGACCGCGGGCAATCCTCCCGGGCAGCCGATCGAAGTGGCGCTCGAGGCCGGAAAGACCGTGTCGTTCATGATGCCGGAAAAGATCTACATGACGCCGATGCCGTTCCTGAACGGTGGTACGCACACCACCGGCAGCGGTCTGAACTTCCGGGCCGGTCCCATCGCGCAGCGGTTGGCGACCAATCCGGATTCGTCGCAGATCTTCAACAGCAGCATCCACGGCGATCCCTATACGCCGACCCTGCGGGCCTATGTGGGAGACACGATGGTGTTCCGTCTCCTCCATACCCTCATGAACGAGTCGATGGTTTGGACCTTGTCCGGCCACACGTTCTTGACGGAGCGCTATGCGGGTGACGCCAACCGGAAGAATTCGATTCATATCGGGATTGCCGAGCGCTACGACCTCGTGGTGCCCCAAGCCGGTGGATCGCGTTTCCAGGCGGGCGACTACATTCACTTCAACGGCCGGTCTTCAAAGTTCTCCGAAGGCGGCTGGGGCATCATTCGTGTCTATGACAAGGAACAGGCCGACCTGAAGAAGCTCACGTCTGGCTTCTCCAGCAAGGGCGAAATCCCGAAGTCATTGCCGGTCTGTCCGGCTGATGCTCCGGTGAAGTCGTTCAACGTGGTTGCATTGGATTTCCCATCCATGAAGTTCAACGCGAAGGCGCCTGAGACCATCGAAGTGGACTTCGAGCGCAAGATTCTCATGACCAATCCCGACGCGAAGATCTTTGCCTTGGAAGAAGATACCGCCAAGGTGGCCAGCGGCGCGCAGCCGATGCCCCTGACTCTTCGTGTCAACGTCGGTGATTGCGTGAAAGTGAACCTGAAGAACAAGATGAAGGAAAGCAAGGCGTCCTTCTCGGCCATCGGCTTGGCCTTTGATCCGAAGGAATCGATGGGCGCCAATATCGGCAATAACCCCGGCGATCAGACGATCGCTCCGGGCGCCGAGCGGACCTATACGTACTATGCGGATCCCTTTAACGGTGAAACGACCTCGTTGGTCTGGGATTGGGGCAATGTGATGACCAATCCGCGCAACGGGCTGTTCGGCGCCATTGTGGTGGGTCCGAAGGGTGCGAAGTATCGCGATCCGAAGACCGGTGCCGACCTCTCGACCAAGAATGCCTGGGCGGCCGACGTGATCCTCGATCACTCGATGCCCGGGATGGAGAATCGGCCGAACTATCGTGACGTGGCGTTGTTCTTCCAGGACGAAGACAACATCATCGGCACGAGCTTCATGCCCTATGTGCAAAATGTGGCCGGTTTGACCGGCGTGAACTATCGGTCCGAACCCTACAAGTTCCGGGAAGAGCAGGGGTGTTCGTTGGGCAAGGTGTTCCAGCCTTGCAAAGCCGACAAGCCTGAGGATCCGGCAACGCCTCTCATCGAGGCGCATGCGGGCGATCCTGTCCGGATTCACATCCTGGGTGTGAGCAATGAACAGAACGGGATGTTCAGCGTGGAAAAGCACGAGTGGCCGATTGAGCCGTTCATGCGCGGCGCTGACCAGATCAGTGTCGTGGAGTTCTCCGGTTCCGAGACGATTGATGCCTTTATCCCCTCGGCAGGCGGTCCGTACCGTCAGCCAGGCGACTACGTGTACAGCAACCAGCGGTTGCCGTACTCGCAGTCCGGCCAGTGGGGCTATGTGCGGGTGTTGCCGTCCGGTGACCAGCGGTTGTTGCCGCTGCACGGGACTGGCGCCGGGATGAAGAGTGCATCGGTTGGACAGCCGATGCAGGTGATCCCGGTCGCAGCGAAGTAA
- a CDS encoding carboxypeptidase regulatory-like domain-containing protein, translating into MNGQAGRQNTGNGKIAIIWLLLIAVSASPALAYDVIDVPHGGSIEGIVRLEGAVPEPKGFNLITFPDPAYCGRISNGRGWRLLRDFVVSADAGLKDAIVLLEGVEAGKPFETSVPLIEARDCMFQPFMTIVRNGHAVEVINMDPVMHDIQGYETSPEAGARTLFNTPLVMNHQHRRGDIHALHNHAPGASLVGPVYLNKGRRTFYMQCGFHAYMESWAMAVNNPYYALTDHAGAFKIDHIPPGTYQLVVWHPQTGPGLTKMVTIQADGKLTEQLSLQAPKGNRSAYKVMDNPRFGPESLGYSIDIQPLVEHQH; encoded by the coding sequence ATGAATGGCCAGGCAGGGCGGCAGAACACAGGCAACGGAAAGATAGCAATCATCTGGTTGCTGCTCATAGCGGTAAGCGCGTCTCCGGCGCTGGCCTATGACGTGATTGACGTGCCTCACGGTGGTTCGATTGAAGGCATTGTGCGGCTGGAGGGCGCGGTCCCTGAGCCCAAGGGCTTCAACCTCATCACTTTTCCCGACCCTGCCTATTGCGGGCGGATTTCAAACGGTCGTGGATGGAGGTTGTTGCGCGATTTTGTCGTGAGCGCAGATGCCGGACTGAAGGACGCGATCGTGTTGCTGGAGGGGGTAGAGGCAGGGAAGCCGTTTGAAACCTCCGTGCCGCTGATCGAAGCGCGGGATTGCATGTTTCAACCGTTCATGACGATTGTGCGGAACGGCCATGCCGTGGAAGTCATTAACATGGATCCGGTGATGCACGATATTCAAGGATATGAAACGTCCCCGGAAGCCGGCGCGAGGACATTATTTAACACGCCGCTGGTCATGAATCATCAGCATCGTCGCGGCGATATTCATGCGCTGCATAACCATGCGCCGGGAGCGTCCCTGGTGGGGCCGGTGTATTTGAACAAGGGCCGCCGGACCTTTTATATGCAGTGCGGCTTTCACGCGTACATGGAAAGCTGGGCGATGGCGGTCAATAATCCCTACTATGCGCTGACCGATCATGCGGGTGCCTTCAAGATCGATCACATTCCACCGGGGACCTACCAGTTGGTGGTATGGCATCCACAGACCGGTCCCGGCCTGACGAAGATGGTCACGATCCAGGCTGACGGCAAACTGACGGAACAGCTCTCGCTACAGGCTCCCAAAGGAAATCGGTCCGCCTACAAGGTGATGGACAATCCCCGTTTCGGTCCGGAGTCCCTGGGCTATTCGATCGATATCCAGCCGCTTGTGGAACATCAGCATTGA
- a CDS encoding HEAT repeat domain-containing protein, with product MTHMVRNQSVVAIAGFLCVFAWLDPSVLTAGAAAVPKEAHAAFEKKAYQQVLDELAKLDKDKTAAPDVRRLKIRSLINLGKPKDALDEYDLLAQSLKRDDEPVLREVALGLIVVLVKDMREQMRGAAYTALKEIDVHEAVPLFEDGLSDGSGPVRVLAVEGLGRSEAGRKSKKLRGAIEDQAGLVKARVVKALGRSGDASVLPLIEAAAKDELSPVRIAAFAALIRLGKKEAWDELRKVADAANPDDRTDAMRAIADLKDQRGAPLMTELLTYAQPSVRGTAARGLGQLGRKEAREKIELLLKDPIPAVRESAVSSLAELGTIESVPAIKQLLGDGQVTVRAAAVASLLQLGQPFEMVAETARGLAQQNDTAARASIAFALGKATKTNAKDAIAFLGGLTADTLPGPKIVALRSLGHIGDREVIPLMMEGMHDANEAVRATAAGGLLHLLQSKP from the coding sequence ATGACGCACATGGTTCGCAATCAGAGTGTTGTGGCAATCGCAGGATTTCTATGCGTGTTTGCATGGCTCGATCCGTCTGTGCTCACGGCCGGGGCGGCGGCGGTTCCCAAAGAAGCCCACGCGGCCTTTGAGAAGAAAGCCTATCAGCAGGTGCTCGATGAACTGGCCAAGCTCGATAAGGACAAAACTGCTGCCCCTGATGTCAGGCGGCTCAAGATCCGGTCCCTGATCAATCTGGGCAAGCCGAAAGACGCGTTGGATGAGTACGACCTGCTGGCCCAGTCTCTCAAGCGGGATGATGAGCCGGTGCTTCGCGAGGTGGCGCTGGGCTTGATTGTGGTGCTTGTGAAGGACATGCGCGAGCAAATGCGCGGGGCGGCTTACACGGCACTGAAGGAAATTGACGTTCATGAGGCGGTGCCCCTGTTTGAGGACGGATTGAGCGATGGGTCCGGGCCGGTGCGCGTCTTGGCGGTCGAAGGGCTGGGTCGCTCGGAAGCCGGGCGAAAGTCGAAGAAGTTGCGCGGGGCGATTGAGGATCAGGCGGGACTGGTCAAAGCGCGTGTCGTCAAAGCGCTCGGGCGCTCCGGAGATGCTTCCGTCCTGCCCCTCATTGAGGCTGCGGCGAAGGACGAACTTTCGCCGGTACGGATTGCCGCGTTTGCGGCGCTCATCCGGCTGGGGAAAAAAGAGGCCTGGGATGAGTTGCGGAAGGTCGCCGATGCGGCCAACCCGGACGATCGGACCGATGCCATGCGGGCCATCGCCGACCTGAAGGATCAGCGGGGTGCGCCCCTGATGACGGAGCTCTTAACCTACGCACAGCCTTCCGTACGGGGGACTGCGGCGAGAGGGCTGGGGCAACTCGGACGGAAAGAGGCTCGCGAGAAGATCGAACTGTTATTGAAGGATCCCATCCCGGCGGTACGAGAATCCGCCGTGTCGAGCCTGGCAGAGTTAGGTACGATTGAATCTGTCCCGGCCATCAAGCAGTTATTGGGGGATGGACAGGTGACGGTACGGGCGGCGGCGGTGGCGTCCTTGCTTCAACTCGGTCAACCGTTTGAGATGGTGGCCGAGACTGCCAGAGGGCTCGCGCAGCAAAACGATACGGCCGCCCGCGCTTCGATTGCCTTTGCGCTCGGGAAAGCGACCAAGACGAACGCCAAAGACGCGATCGCGTTTTTGGGTGGCCTCACGGCCGATACGTTACCCGGTCCCAAGATTGTCGCTCTTCGGTCCCTGGGCCATATCGGAGATCGTGAAGTGATTCCCCTGATGATGGAGGGGATGCACGATGCCAATGAAGCCGTCCGGGCGACGGCTGCAGGAGGACTTTTGCATCTGCTCCAATCGAAACCCTAG
- a CDS encoding methyltransferase produces MSREFSLAEIFQLGYYWETKILLTGVRLDLFSCLDGKGKTAQEVASRLGAHEPTLTLLLNALVAMRLLNKEAEAYGNSAAAATHLVKHSPQYIGHLLLLHDAEWENWGKLEQTIRTGQRAVDRHVFETDPELGTNVLAVLHRIGQQSGPEFAKRLSLAGPVRMLDLGGGAGTNAIAFCQTYPELTATVFDLPATLRLTEKTVKEAGFDSRIALLPGNFNTDSLGGPYDVVLMSDILHYQTFETNAALVKKVLAHLAPGGRLIIKDRFLDEAGTGPAWTTAFAVHILVNTQQGGCYKTSDAIQWMTAAGFSSAAELEKTAVVQGLKGTR; encoded by the coding sequence GTGTCACGAGAATTCTCGCTCGCCGAAATCTTTCAACTCGGGTATTACTGGGAGACGAAAATTCTCCTGACCGGCGTGCGCCTGGACCTCTTTTCCTGTCTCGATGGGAAAGGGAAAACGGCTCAGGAGGTCGCCAGCCGTCTTGGCGCCCATGAGCCGACCCTGACGCTTCTCTTAAATGCGCTGGTTGCGATGCGATTGTTGAATAAAGAGGCTGAGGCATACGGCAATTCAGCGGCAGCGGCCACTCATCTCGTCAAGCATTCCCCTCAATATATCGGGCACTTGCTCCTGCTGCACGATGCAGAATGGGAGAATTGGGGAAAGTTAGAGCAGACCATTCGAACAGGGCAGCGGGCCGTCGATCGACATGTCTTTGAGACGGATCCTGAATTGGGTACCAATGTACTCGCCGTACTTCACCGGATCGGCCAGCAGAGCGGGCCTGAATTTGCCAAACGGCTGAGCCTGGCCGGCCCCGTTCGCATGTTGGATCTTGGCGGTGGTGCGGGAACGAATGCGATTGCCTTTTGTCAGACCTATCCCGAACTCACGGCCACCGTTTTTGATCTTCCTGCCACATTGCGTTTAACGGAGAAGACGGTCAAGGAAGCCGGTTTCGACTCACGGATTGCGCTGCTTCCGGGGAACTTCAATACGGATAGCCTCGGCGGTCCCTATGATGTCGTACTGATGTCCGACATTCTGCATTACCAGACCTTTGAGACCAATGCCGCGCTTGTGAAGAAAGTCCTGGCTCATTTGGCGCCGGGAGGACGGTTGATTATTAAGGATCGGTTTCTGGATGAGGCGGGGACCGGTCCTGCCTGGACGACGGCTTTTGCGGTCCACATTTTGGTCAACACGCAACAGGGTGGCTGCTACAAGACCAGCGACGCCATTCAATGGATGACTGCCGCAGGGTTTTCCTCGGCTGCCGAGCTGGAGAAAACCGCTGTGGTACAGGGCCTGAAAGGGACAAGGTAA